One part of the Anopheles merus strain MAF chromosome 3L, AmerM5.1, whole genome shotgun sequence genome encodes these proteins:
- the LOC121599789 gene encoding oxysterol-binding protein-related protein 11 — MESNLNKVLSMNRQQLSGQLYKYTNVMKGWQYRWFSVDAQGGLLSYYLCEPAGEDSSSSSHIVGSTPRGQVHLAGAVICPSDEDSKTFTVNCASGDMLKLRAVDARARQEWVDGLRAVVESHSNSTGTALPPRDQLAAHDAFGAARQQLQQTELSNAALARAIENLAGPLSSTDPDLLMVKALSAASTHCLLQCLGLLQRHQELVPDPRLEQSF; from the exons ATGGAGTCTAATCTAAACAAGGTGTTGAGCATGAATCGGCAGCAACTCAGCGGTCAGCTGTACAAGTACACCAACGTGATGAAAG GCTGGCAGTATCGTTGGTTTAGTGTCGATGCGCAGGGCGGCCTGCTCAGCTACTACCTGTGCGAACCGGCCGGGGAAGACTCGAGCTCCTCGTCCCATATCGTCGGCAGTACGCCCCGCGGCCAAGTTCATCTAGCCGGAGCGGTGATCTGTCCGAGCGATGAAGATTCAAAAACGTTCACCGTGAATTGCGCCTCGGGCGATATGCTGAAACTGCGCGCGGTTGATGCACGCGCTCGCCAGGAGTGGGTCGACGGGTTGCGTGCCGTCGTGGAGAGTCATTCGAACTCCACCGGTACGGCACTGCCGCCGCGTGATCAGCTGGCCGCGCACGATGCGTTCGGTGCGGCcaggcagcagctgcagcagacgGAGCTCAGCAATGCCGCGCTGGCCCGGGCGATCGAGAATTTGGCCGGTCCGCTCTCGAGCACCGATCCAGATCTGCTGATGGTGAAGGCACTGTCCGCTGCCAGCACGCACTGTTTGCTGCAGTGTTTGGGGCTGCTTCAAAGGCACCAGGAGCTGGTGCCCGATCCGCGCCTCGAGCAAAGCTTCTAG